The Haemorhous mexicanus isolate bHaeMex1 chromosome 5, bHaeMex1.pri, whole genome shotgun sequence genome contains a region encoding:
- the XPNPEP3 gene encoding xaa-Pro aminopeptidase 3 isoform X1: MSRLPQQGLVLAARGWRGAAVCKSCALRRFSIQPAQQKKIPNRYLGQPSPFTHPHLLKPGEVTPGLSQVEYALRRHKLMVLIQKEAQGWDGLDHTVILLSNPTYYMSNDIPYIFHQDTNFLYLCGFQEPDSILVLQSIPGKALPSHKSILFVPRRDPNRELWDGPRSGPDGAIALTGVDEAYTIEEFRHLVAKLKGESNMVWYDLRKPVHAELHSDYMQPLAEVKARSKNRIQAVRHLVQNLRLIKSPAEIERMKIAGRVTAEAFTETMFASKSPVDEAFLYAKFEFECRARGADILAYPPVVAGGNRSNTLHYVKNNQLIKDGELVLLDGGCEFSCYVSDITRTWPVNGRFTKPQAEVYQAVLDIQKSCLSLCSPGMSLENIYSLMLSLIGQKLKDLGVLESSITDSHFFKAVRKYCPHHVGHYLGMDVHDTPDISRSIPFQPGMVITIEPGIYIPEDDVSAPESFRGIGVRIEDDVVITEDAPLVLSADCPKDIYHIEQICGRSS, translated from the exons ATGTCGCGCCTCCCGCAGCAGGGCCTTGTCCTGGCGGCCCGGGGCTGGCGCGGCGCCGCAG tTTGCAAGTCATGTGCTCTCCGAAGATTTTccatccagcctgcccagcagaAGAAGATTCCAAACCGGTACttggggcagcccagccccttcACACACCCACATCTGCTCAaaccag GAGAGGTAACCCCAGGATTGTCACAGGTGGAATATGCTCTGCGCCGACACAAACTGATGGTGTTGATCCAGAAGGAAGCCCAAGGCTGGGATGGTTTGGACCACACAGTGATTCTGCTGTCCAACCCCACTTACTACATGAGCAATGACATCCCCTATATTTTCCACCAGGACACTAATTTCCTGTACCTCTGTGGGTTTCAGGAGCCTGACAGCatcctggtgctgcagagcaTTCCTGGCAAAGCACTGCCATCTCACAAATCCATACTTTTTGTGCCCCGGAGGGATCCAAATCGAGAGCTGTGGGATGGGCCCAGATCAGGCCCAGATGGGGCAATTGCTCTCACAGGAGTAGATGAAGCTTACACCATTGAGGAGTTCAGGCACTTGGTGGCCAAGCTGAAAG GTGAGTCCAACATGGTTTGGTATGACTTGAGAAAACCAGTGCATGCAGAGCTGCACTCTGACTACatgcagcccctggctgagGTGAAAGCTCGGAGCAAAAACCGCATCCAGGCCGTTCGACATCTCGTGCAGAACCTTCGGCTGATCAAATCCCCTGCAGAAATTGAGAGGATGAAGATTGCTGGCCGAGTGACAGCAGAG GCTTTCACAGAGACTATGTTTGCCAGTAAATCCCCCGTGGATGAAGCCTTTCTGTATGCAAAG TTTGAATTTGAATGCCGGGCTCGTGGTGCTGACATCTTGGCATACCCCCCTGTTGTTGCTGGTGGCAACAGATCAAACACTTTGCACTATGTGAAGAATAATCAGCTCATCAAG GATGGTGAACTGGTCTTGCTAGATGGTGGATGTGAATTTTCCTGCTATGTGAGTGACATCACACGTACCTGGCCTGTCAATGGAAG GTTCACCAAACCCCAAGCAGAAGTGTATCAAGCTGTCCTGGATATCCAGAAGTCCTGCTTGAGCCTCTGCTCCCCTGGCATGAGCCTGGAAAATATCTACAGCCTCATGCTGAGCCTTATTGGACAGAAACTGAAAGACTTGGGTGTCCTGGAGAGCAGCATCACTGACAGCCATTTCTTCAAg GCTGTTCGAAAATACTGCCCTCATCATGTGGGCCATTACTTGGGCATGGATGTTCACGATACCCCAGATATATCGCGATCGATCCCGTTCCAGCCAGGCATGGTGATAACCATTGAACCAG GCATTTATATCCCTGAGGATGATGTGAGTGCTCCGGAGAGCTTTCGTGGCATTGGTGTGCGCATTGAGGATGATGTGGTGATAACAGAGGATGCCCCTCTTGTCCTGTCTGCTGACTGTCCCAAGGACATCTACCACATTGAGCAGATCTGTGGCCGCAGCTCATGA
- the XPNPEP3 gene encoding xaa-Pro aminopeptidase 3 isoform X2, whose protein sequence is MVLIQKEAQGWDGLDHTVILLSNPTYYMSNDIPYIFHQDTNFLYLCGFQEPDSILVLQSIPGKALPSHKSILFVPRRDPNRELWDGPRSGPDGAIALTGVDEAYTIEEFRHLVAKLKGESNMVWYDLRKPVHAELHSDYMQPLAEVKARSKNRIQAVRHLVQNLRLIKSPAEIERMKIAGRVTAEAFTETMFASKSPVDEAFLYAKFEFECRARGADILAYPPVVAGGNRSNTLHYVKNNQLIKDGELVLLDGGCEFSCYVSDITRTWPVNGRFTKPQAEVYQAVLDIQKSCLSLCSPGMSLENIYSLMLSLIGQKLKDLGVLESSITDSHFFKAVRKYCPHHVGHYLGMDVHDTPDISRSIPFQPGMVITIEPGIYIPEDDVSAPESFRGIGVRIEDDVVITEDAPLVLSADCPKDIYHIEQICGRSS, encoded by the exons ATGGTGTTGATCCAGAAGGAAGCCCAAGGCTGGGATGGTTTGGACCACACAGTGATTCTGCTGTCCAACCCCACTTACTACATGAGCAATGACATCCCCTATATTTTCCACCAGGACACTAATTTCCTGTACCTCTGTGGGTTTCAGGAGCCTGACAGCatcctggtgctgcagagcaTTCCTGGCAAAGCACTGCCATCTCACAAATCCATACTTTTTGTGCCCCGGAGGGATCCAAATCGAGAGCTGTGGGATGGGCCCAGATCAGGCCCAGATGGGGCAATTGCTCTCACAGGAGTAGATGAAGCTTACACCATTGAGGAGTTCAGGCACTTGGTGGCCAAGCTGAAAG GTGAGTCCAACATGGTTTGGTATGACTTGAGAAAACCAGTGCATGCAGAGCTGCACTCTGACTACatgcagcccctggctgagGTGAAAGCTCGGAGCAAAAACCGCATCCAGGCCGTTCGACATCTCGTGCAGAACCTTCGGCTGATCAAATCCCCTGCAGAAATTGAGAGGATGAAGATTGCTGGCCGAGTGACAGCAGAG GCTTTCACAGAGACTATGTTTGCCAGTAAATCCCCCGTGGATGAAGCCTTTCTGTATGCAAAG TTTGAATTTGAATGCCGGGCTCGTGGTGCTGACATCTTGGCATACCCCCCTGTTGTTGCTGGTGGCAACAGATCAAACACTTTGCACTATGTGAAGAATAATCAGCTCATCAAG GATGGTGAACTGGTCTTGCTAGATGGTGGATGTGAATTTTCCTGCTATGTGAGTGACATCACACGTACCTGGCCTGTCAATGGAAG GTTCACCAAACCCCAAGCAGAAGTGTATCAAGCTGTCCTGGATATCCAGAAGTCCTGCTTGAGCCTCTGCTCCCCTGGCATGAGCCTGGAAAATATCTACAGCCTCATGCTGAGCCTTATTGGACAGAAACTGAAAGACTTGGGTGTCCTGGAGAGCAGCATCACTGACAGCCATTTCTTCAAg GCTGTTCGAAAATACTGCCCTCATCATGTGGGCCATTACTTGGGCATGGATGTTCACGATACCCCAGATATATCGCGATCGATCCCGTTCCAGCCAGGCATGGTGATAACCATTGAACCAG GCATTTATATCCCTGAGGATGATGTGAGTGCTCCGGAGAGCTTTCGTGGCATTGGTGTGCGCATTGAGGATGATGTGGTGATAACAGAGGATGCCCCTCTTGTCCTGTCTGCTGACTGTCCCAAGGACATCTACCACATTGAGCAGATCTGTGGCCGCAGCTCATGA